Proteins encoded within one genomic window of Rossellomorea vietnamensis:
- the folP gene encoding dihydropteroate synthase, which produces MGILNITPDSFSDGGSFNELDRAVDRAKEMVEMGADIIDIGGESTRPGHEVVPAEEEISRVVPIIEAISREVNVPISIDTNKAATARKAIEAGASIINDVWGAKKDPEMARVAADTGAPIILMHNRDNREYSHFVRDAIQDLQESIFIAKGSGVKDEQIILDPGIGFAKTVKLNIEMMRQLDAIVSLGYPVLLGTSRKSIIGHVLDLPVEERMEGTGATVCYGIQKGCHIVRVHDVKEMARMAKMMDVLVGKEKRYG; this is translated from the coding sequence ATGGGGATACTGAATATCACTCCCGATTCATTCTCGGACGGCGGGTCTTTCAATGAGTTGGACCGGGCTGTGGATCGGGCGAAAGAAATGGTGGAGATGGGTGCTGATATCATTGATATAGGTGGTGAGTCGACCCGGCCAGGCCATGAGGTCGTTCCTGCCGAAGAAGAGATTTCCAGGGTTGTGCCGATTATTGAAGCGATCTCCCGGGAAGTGAACGTACCAATCTCCATTGACACGAATAAGGCTGCGACGGCAAGAAAAGCGATTGAAGCGGGCGCAAGTATCATTAACGATGTATGGGGTGCGAAAAAGGACCCTGAAATGGCACGGGTAGCAGCAGATACCGGTGCCCCGATCATTCTCATGCATAACCGGGATAATCGGGAATACAGCCACTTCGTCCGGGATGCGATTCAAGATTTGCAGGAGAGCATCTTCATCGCCAAGGGGTCAGGTGTAAAAGATGAACAGATCATCCTCGATCCTGGCATTGGTTTTGCCAAAACAGTAAAATTGAACATAGAAATGATGAGGCAACTGGATGCCATCGTCTCCCTTGGCTATCCGGTCCTGCTCGGAACATCACGGAAATCCATCATCGGACATGTCCTTGATCTCCCTGTTGAGGAGAGGATGGAGGGGACGGGGGCGACAGTTTGCTACGGTATTCAAAAAGGCTGCCACATCGTACGTGTTCATGATGTAAAGGAAATGGCACGCATGGCAAAAATGATGGATGTTCTCGTTGGAAAGGAGAAAAGGTATGGATAA
- a CDS encoding helix-turn-helix domain-containing protein produces the protein METDKWGRRIRAFRKLKGFTQESLAKELSISVSVLGEVERGSRIPKEDFLENVAEVLDIPLNDLMPQEESDRSE, from the coding sequence ATGGAAACAGATAAATGGGGAAGACGCATACGTGCATTCAGAAAGCTAAAAGGATTTACTCAGGAAAGTTTGGCCAAGGAACTTTCCATCTCCGTTTCGGTCCTTGGAGAAGTGGAAAGAGGGAGTCGGATACCGAAAGAGGATTTCTTGGAGAACGTTGCGGAAGTGCTGGACATTCCATTGAACGATCTGATGCCTCAAGAAGAATCTGACCGTAGTGAGTAA
- the pabC gene encoding aminodeoxychorismate lyase codes for MYLYLNGDIVHQSEAVISPFDHGYLYGMGVFETFRTYDGHPFLLKDHLNRLSLGLKELNIEADLDEERIRWTISELLKKNDLKDAYCRFNVSGGPGEIGLKTTPYEEPTVILFQKELPPSAPLKEKEGVVLKLRRNTPETGERLKSHHYLNNMAAKRELGAAVDKEGIFLTKEGFLCEGITSNLFWVKDGRLYTPSVETGLLNGITRQFILALADRLNIPVQVGMFEKVDMLEADEVFFTNSVQEIIPVNKMDSLRLPGRHGKYVGLFHEQYTKYTRHLNSIQEMKRGG; via the coding sequence ATGTATCTATATCTAAACGGGGACATCGTACACCAGTCAGAAGCGGTCATTTCTCCATTCGATCACGGTTACTTGTACGGCATGGGAGTATTTGAAACCTTTCGTACCTATGACGGTCATCCCTTTTTACTGAAGGATCATCTGAACAGACTGTCACTTGGGTTAAAGGAATTGAATATTGAAGCCGACCTGGATGAGGAAAGGATCAGGTGGACCATCTCGGAGCTGTTAAAGAAAAACGACCTTAAGGATGCGTATTGCCGGTTCAATGTGTCAGGTGGACCAGGGGAAATCGGCTTGAAGACGACTCCTTATGAGGAGCCAACCGTCATTCTTTTTCAAAAGGAGTTACCGCCTTCCGCCCCATTAAAGGAAAAGGAAGGGGTGGTCCTGAAGCTTAGGAGAAACACTCCGGAAACGGGGGAACGTCTTAAATCCCATCACTACCTGAACAATATGGCGGCAAAAAGGGAACTCGGAGCAGCCGTGGATAAAGAAGGGATCTTTCTGACAAAAGAAGGGTTCCTCTGTGAAGGGATCACCTCCAACCTCTTCTGGGTAAAGGACGGGAGATTATATACGCCGTCGGTGGAAACCGGACTGTTAAACGGGATCACCAGGCAGTTCATCCTGGCTCTTGCCGATCGATTGAATATACCGGTACAGGTCGGGATGTTTGAAAAAGTGGACATGCTTGAAGCGGACGAAGTGTTTTTCACGAATTCCGTTCAAGAGATCATACCGGTAAACAAAATGGATTCTTTACGATTACCGGGACGACATGGAAAGTACGTAGGGCTCTTTCATGAGCAGTACACGAAATATACACGACACTTGAATTCAATACAGGAAATGAAGCGAGGGGGATGA
- the folK gene encoding 2-amino-4-hydroxy-6-hydroxymethyldihydropteridine diphosphokinase → MNTAYISLGSNMGDRAGYLEKAINILSSHGKIEVTKRSSLYETDPVGFTEQDQFLNMVIEIRTSLSPETLLHQCLQVEIDLGREREFKWGPRIIDLDILLFNHETIEAENLLIPHPRMQERAFVLIPLLEVAPSIEHPSFNAPLAEFLDEIPDKEGVRLWKQINGEDAYVHSES, encoded by the coding sequence ATGAATACTGCATATATTTCCCTTGGTTCCAATATGGGAGACAGGGCGGGTTATTTAGAAAAAGCCATAAACATCTTAAGCAGTCATGGTAAGATAGAGGTAACGAAACGATCCTCTCTGTATGAAACAGACCCGGTAGGATTTACAGAACAAGATCAATTTTTGAACATGGTCATCGAAATTCGTACCAGTTTAAGTCCAGAAACTCTATTACATCAGTGCTTGCAGGTGGAAATCGACCTTGGAAGGGAAAGGGAGTTCAAATGGGGTCCGAGGATAATCGACCTCGATATCTTACTCTTTAATCACGAAACGATCGAAGCAGAGAATCTTCTCATCCCTCATCCAAGAATGCAAGAAAGAGCATTTGTATTAATCCCGTTATTAGAGGTGGCTCCGAGTATCGAGCACCCGTCTTTTAATGCCCCGTTGGCTGAATTTCTGGACGAAATACCTGACAAAGAAGGAGTTCGGTTATGGAAACAGATAAATGGGGAAGACGCATACGTGCATTCAGAAAGCTAA
- the pabA gene encoding aminodeoxychorismate/anthranilate synthase component II, translating into MILMIDNYDSFTYNLVQFLGELGEELIVKRNDEVTLDEIEALSPDYLMISPGPCSPNEAGVSLEAIRAFAGKIPIFGVCLGHQSIAQVFGGDVIRAERLMHGKVSPMIHDGKTVFEGMPNPFNATRYHSLIVKRETLPDCFDISAETAQGEIMAIRHKYLPVEGVQFHPESIMTEQGKRLLLNFLNAYKKVGMV; encoded by the coding sequence ATGATTCTCATGATTGATAACTATGATTCATTCACCTATAATCTTGTGCAATTTTTAGGGGAGCTCGGGGAGGAACTGATCGTGAAGCGAAACGATGAGGTCACCCTCGATGAAATTGAAGCTTTGTCCCCGGATTATTTGATGATTTCTCCGGGTCCGTGCAGCCCGAACGAAGCGGGTGTAAGCCTTGAGGCGATCCGGGCATTTGCCGGGAAGATTCCGATCTTCGGCGTCTGTCTCGGACATCAGTCAATCGCCCAGGTTTTCGGAGGAGATGTCATTCGTGCCGAACGGTTGATGCACGGAAAGGTCTCCCCGATGATCCATGACGGGAAAACTGTGTTTGAAGGGATGCCGAATCCTTTCAATGCAACGAGGTATCATTCACTGATCGTGAAACGGGAGACCCTTCCGGATTGCTTCGACATTTCAGCGGAAACCGCACAGGGAGAGATCATGGCGATCAGACACAAATACCTTCCCGTGGAGGGAGTGCAGTTCCATCCTGAATCCATCATGACGGAGCAGGGGAAGCGGCTGCTCCTTAACTTCCTGAACGCGTATAAAAAAGTGGGGATGGTCTGA
- the folB gene encoding dihydroneopterin aldolase: MDKILLNEMEFYGYHGVFQEENKLGQRFRVSVELHLDLRKSGQSDQLEDSVNYAEIYSITKSVVEGEPRNLVEAVAEDISSRILETFNAVKSCKITLIKPDPPIPGHYRSVAVEINRSR; the protein is encoded by the coding sequence ATGGATAAAATTCTATTGAACGAAATGGAGTTTTACGGCTATCACGGTGTATTCCAGGAGGAGAACAAACTTGGACAACGTTTTCGTGTTAGTGTAGAGTTGCATTTGGATTTAAGGAAGTCCGGTCAAAGCGATCAGCTTGAAGACTCCGTAAACTATGCGGAGATCTATTCCATCACCAAAAGTGTTGTGGAAGGAGAACCGAGGAATCTGGTCGAAGCTGTGGCTGAAGACATCTCTTCCCGGATCCTGGAAACATTCAACGCTGTCAAGAGCTGCAAAATCACACTAATCAAGCCTGATCCACCCATTCCTGGTCATTACCGGTCGGTGGCGGTGGAGATTAATAGGAGTCGATAG